CACAGTCCGTCGACCGGCCGTCTACCCAATAGTTATATGAATGACGGTTCGTGGTAGGGAGACGCCTGTTCGGTATCGTTGAATGTCTGCCGGAGCGCTATCGTCCGCGACCGGCCCCGGTTCGCTACGCCGGTTAGAGGTAGGCCGCGTCCCACTGGTCTGCGAGGTGCTTGTTCCCGCACTCCTCGCACTCGAGGCGTCCCAGCGAGTCGGACCCGATCTCGACGCTCCCGCAGTTCGAACAGAAGTAGCCGTAGGCGTCCTCGTCCGCCGGGTCCTCGTACGTCCGGAAGAAGGGACCGTCCGTCCCCGGCACGTCGTCGTCGGCGTCGACGGTCCGCTCTCGGCCGTCCACCGTCACCGTGTCGGGGACGTCGACGGGTTCGTCGTCGGCGACGGGGGCCGCTGGGTCCGGGTGCCTGTAGACGTACGCGTGGAAGGACTCCTCGGCGAACTCGATCTCGACCTTCTCGCCGCGCTCGTAGCCGAACTGCTCGCAGAACTGGTCGCCCTCGGGGTCCTCAGCGAGGACGGTGCCGATCAGCGCGCTGTCGCCCTCGGCCGCGACGTCGCGGGCGTCCTCGACGAGCGCGGTGCCGGCGCCCTGTCCGCGGTGGCCCGGTTCGACGTGGAGCCACCGGAGGATCGCGTGGTCGCCGACCTCGACGTCGGCGAACCCGAGCACCTCGCCCTCCTCTTCGGCGACGCGTATCCGGTTCGCGTCGCCCTCGACCCGCTCGCGGACTGCGTCCTCGGAGAGCACCGCGGCCACGATCGTCTCGATCTGGTCCGGGGACAGCGAGTAGGAAGTCTGGAAGGACTGCTCGGCGATCCGCCTGATCCGCCCGGAGTCGTCCGCCTCGGCCGCTCTGACGTCCATGCCGCCACGTCGCCGCCGCGGCGATTAACTGTGCTTGCGACCTCGTTGCCGGGTCCCCTCGCTCGACTGCAGACTGGTGCCCCTTGGTTGCGAGAAACCGGCGACCTCGCCGAATCCCGGGCGGCGGCGTCGAGCGCCCACCACTTTCATCTACAGTGTCAGGTTGAAGGTGGACGAATCACATGAACTACATATGCACTTCACCAGCAACGACGGGGTCCGTGCGAGTTCACGCGGCTGGGCCCGTCGAGAGCGGCCCGACGGGGTTCGACTCCGCTACGAGACGGCGGGTCCAGACGACGCCACGGCGGTGGCGTTCGTCGAGGGACTCGGCTACGGCACCTGGATGTGGGGCTGGCAGCGCCCCGCGCTCGCCGAGTCGTATCGGACAGTGGTCTGGGACAACCGCGGCACCGGCGAGTCGGACGAACCGGAGGGGCCGTACACGACGGAGGAGATGGCCGGCGACATGGCGGCGGTCCTCGACGACGCCGGGGTGGACCGCGCGCACCTCGTCGGCGCGAGCCTCGGCGGGATGATCGCCCTCCAGTACGCGCTGGACTACGACGGCGCCGCGTCGCTCTCGCTGCTGTGTACCTCGGCCGGCGGCGACGAGGCCGTCCCGATGCCGGACGACGCGCGGGCACGCGTGTTCGACGTCCCCCGTGGCCTCGACCGGGTGGAGTCGATCCGGTACAGGATGCGGCCGGCGTTTACGGACGACTTCTGGGACGCGAACCCCGAAGTGATCGACCGCATCGTCGACCGGCGCCTGGAGACGGATCCCTCCGATCGGGCCTACGAGTGGCAGGCCGCGGCGGCGACGTCGTTCGACGCGACCGACCGCCTCGACGAGGTCGACGTCCCCGCGCTCGTCCTCCACGGCACCGACGACCGCGTCGTGCCCGTCGAGAACGGCCGGCTGCTGGCCGACGGGCTCCCCGACGCTCGCCTGGAGACCGTCGCCGGCGGCTCCCACCTGTTCTTCGTCGAGCGGAATGAACTCGTGAACGAACGGCTGCTGTCCTTCCTCGACGATGTCTGAGCACGGTCCCCAGCGCTGGGTCGGGAACTGGAGCGGCCGGCGAGCGGCGCTGACCCCCGACTGGGTCGGCCTGGTCGACGCCGCGACCGGCGCGGAGTACACCTACGCCGACCTCGACCGTCGGGCGAACCGGACCGCCCGGCTGCTGGCCGAGTACGGGGTGACGGCCCCAGACGCTCGTGAGGAGCGCGCGGCAGCGGACCACGAACCCGGGAGCGTGACCGTGCTCGCACGGAACCGTCCGGAGTACGTCGACCTCTTCTTCGCCACGGGGAAGACCGGCGGCGTCCTCGCGCCGCTGTCCTACCGGCTCGCGCCGCCCGAACTCGCCGCCCTGCTGGACGACGTTGACCCGTCGTTGCTCGTGGTCGAGGAGCCGTTCGCCGACGGGGTCGTCGAGGCGCTCGAACTGGCCGACGTCGATCCACCCGCGCTGACGCTGACGACGAACGGCGTCGCGACGTGGGAGCCCTACGGGGACGCCCTCCCGGAGGCGGACGCCGCCTACGACGGTCCGGACCTCGCGCCGGGCGACCCCCACCTCCTGTTGCACACCGGCGGGTCAACGGGCACGCCGAAGGAGACGGAGATCTGCCACGAGGCGGTCGTCTGGAACTCGCTGAACACCATCACGGCGTGGGGGCTACGGCCGGACGACGTCACGCCGATGGTGTTCCCGATGTTCCACACTGGCGGGTGGAACGTGCTGACGCTCCCCGTCTTCCACATGGGCGGGACCGTCGTGATCGACCGGGCGTTCGAGCCCGGCGCGGTGCTCCGGCTGATCGAGGAGCGGTCGGCCACCGTCCTCGTGGCGGTGCCGACCGTCCTGCGGGCGATGACCGAGCACGACCGCTGGGCGGAGACCGACCTCTCCTCGCTGCGCCTCGCAAAGTCCGGTGGCGGTCCCTGCCGCGAGGCCGTCATGCGGGCCTGGTGGGACCGCGGCGTCGACCTCTCGCAGGGCTACGGGCTCACGGAGTGCGGCCCCAACAACTTCGCCATGCCGGAGGGGTGGGACCGCGAGAAGGCCGACACCGTCGGCGTCCCCGCGATGCACGTCGACGCCCGCGTCGTCGACGACGAGGGCGGGGAGCTCGATCCGGGCGCGGTGGGCGAACTCGAGCTGCGCTCGCCCCACTCGGCGACGTGCTACCGGGGGCGCGACGAGGAAACGGCGGCGACGTTCGGCGACGAGGCCGCCGGCGGCGACGGCCCCCGCACCGGCGGCGCGTGGCTCTCGACGGGCGACCTGGCGCGCATCGACGACGACGGGTACGTTAGCGTCGAGGGTCGCAAGTCCGACATGTTCGTCAGCGGCGGCGAGAACGTCTACCCCGCCGAGGTCGAGGACGCCGTCGCAGCCCACCCCGGCGTCGGCGAGGTTGTCGTGGTCCCCGTCGACGACGAGCAGTGGGGTCAGGTCGGAACGGCCGTCGTCGAGCCAGTGGCGGACCCCGACGCGGAGCCCCCGAGCGCCGACGACCTGGCCGAGTTCCTCGACGACCGGCTGGCCGGGTACAAGCGCCCGCGTCGCGTCGCGGTCGTGGACGAACTCCCGAAGAGCGGGCCGGCCAAGGTCGACCGCGAGGCCGTCGAGCGCGAGTTCGGCGGTTGACCGCTCCCCGCCGTCTGGCGGCGGGGCAGCGGGGCTCGCTGGCGATCTCGATTCCTACATGGACGTCCATCGCAGTCCGCCCACACTTATGCCATACCCGTCCGAGCGCTCGCACATGGATCTGGAAGGCCACTTCGACGACTTCGAGCGCCGCGACTGGGAGGAGGACGCCGAGGGCACCGTCCGCTTCGCGATGGTCGGGCTGGGCTGGTGGACCCGGGAGTACGCCGTGCCCGCGACCAACGAGTCGGACATCTGCGAGACGACGGTAGTCGTCAGCAGCTCCACGGAGAAGGCCGAGGACTTCGCCGCGGAGGTCGACACCGTCGAGGCCGCGCTGACCTACGACGAGTTCCAAGACGGCGAGGCCGCGGAGCACTACGACGCCGTCTACGTCGCCACGCCGAACGCGCTGCACCTGCCCTACGTCGAGGCGGCCGCCGAGTCCGGCAAGGACGTGCTCCTGGAGAAGCCCATGGAGGCGTCTTCGGAGCGCGCCGAGCAGATCGTCGAGGCCGTCGACGCCGCCGACGACGTCACGCTGATGGTGGCCTACCGGATGCACACCGACCCGGCCGTCCGCCGGATGCGCGAACTCGTCGAGTCGGGCTTCATCGGCGAGCCTGCCCACGTCCACGGGCACATGGGCCAGCCCCTGCTGGAGATGATCCCCGATCCCGACCAGTGGCGCCTCGACCCCGACCTGGCCGGGCCGGGCGCGTCCGTCACCGACCTGGGCATCTACCCGATCAACACGACGCGGTTCGTGCTTGACAGCGCCCCCCAGTCCGTCCAGGCGGCCACCTACTCCGGTGCCGAGGGCTTCGAGGACGTCCCCGATGAGCGGGCCGCGTTCACGATCACCTACGAGGGCAACGTACTGGCGTCGATGACCGCCAGCCAGAACGTCCACAAGAACGGCTTCCTCCGGATCACCGGCACCGAGGGGGAACTCCTGCTGGAGCCCGCCTTCCTCGGGCCCTCTGACCTGACCGTCTCCCGCGGCGACGTCGAAGCGGACCTGACCCTCCCCGAGTGGGGCGAGAAGCAGCAGATGAACGAGGAGTTCGAGTACTTTGCCAACCACCTGCTCACCGACCGCCAGCCGCCGGGCGACGCCGAGCACGGCCTCGTCGACATGCGCGCCATCGAGGCCGTCTTCGAGTCCGCCGAGCGCGGCGAGCGGATCGACCTCTGACACGGACCTCCAGCAGTCCGTACGAGCGACGACAGGGATTATCCGTCCGGCCCGCGCAGGGACCCACATGGCCCTCCGCACGCTGACGAAGTATGCCCTGCTCGGACTCGCCCTGCTCGTGGCCGTCAGCGCCGTGCTCTCGGTCGTCGGGATGGTCCTGAGCGCCGTCTGGATGGCCCTGGTCGGCGTCGCGGCCCTCGTCGGCATGGCCGTCCTCGGCTACGTCGGGTACCGGGTCGCCAGGTGGGCGTTGAGCGACGGCGGACCAGCGACCGAGACCGTTCCGGGCACCGACCTCGGTCGCGCCACGACCACCGAGACGTCCGACGACCCCGTCGACAGGCTCCAGCAGCAGTACGCCGAGGGCAAGCTGACCGAGGCGGAGTTCGAGCGCAAACTGGAGCGAGCGATGGACGACCGCGAACCCGATCCGATCGACCGGGAACTGGAACGGGAGCGGCGGTAAGCGGCGGAACGGCCCGCTGTATTCTCGGAGGCGCGGCGAACGCAGAAAACTTCGAGAGGCGGCCAGCGGACGGCTTTAGGTCTCACTCGGAAGAATCCGCACCGTCGCCGATACAACGGCTCCGCGTGCCGATTATTCCTCGTCGAACACCGGAAGACTCGCTCCGCTCGTCTTCCGAGCACGACGAAGCTACGCTTCGTCGAACGAGTCGAATTGAAGATTCGCCGGTTCGATCCGGCTTACGCCGGATCGAACAGCGTCTCGCCGTCGACCATGTGCTCCTCGACGGCGTCGAGGTCGAGCGTGACGCCGAGGCCGGGCTCCTCGGGGATCTCGATGTAGCCGTCCTCGATGACCGTCTCCTCGACCAGGTCGCTCCACCAGCCGAGTTCGTAGCTGTGGTACTCGACGGCGAGGGAGTTGGGGATGGCGGCGCCGACGTGGGCGCTGGCCATCGTCGCGACGGGCGAGGAGACGTTGTGCATCGCGACGGGGACGTAGTACTGGTTGGCGACGTCGGCGATCTTGCGGGTCTCGCGCATGCCGCCCACCTTGGGCATGTCCGGCGCGATGATGTCGACGGCCTGCTCCTCGATCAGGCGGCGCTCCTCGGTGACGCGGTAGCGGTTTTCGCCGACGGTGATCGGTGTGGTCGTCGAGTCGGTGACCTCCTTCTGGACCTCGAGGTTCTCCGGCGGGACGGGGTCCTCGAGCCACCAGACGTCGTAGTCCTCGACGGCCTCGGCCAAGCGCTGGGCGGAGCCGCCGGAGAAAGTCCAGTGGCAGTCGAAGGCGACGTCGGCCTCGTCCTTGACCTCCTCGGTGACCTTCTCGACGATCTCGGCCTTGTGGCGGATCTCGCCGGGCCGGAGGTGACGGTTGGCGCGGTCCTTCTCCAGGCCGGAGGGGACGTCGAGGTCGAACTTCAGGGCGTCGTAGCCCAGTTCGTCGACGACGCGGCGGGCCTCGTCGGCGCAGGCCTCGGGGTCGGCCTCCTCCTCGGTGTGGCAGTCGCAGTACACGCGCATGTGATCGCGGTACTTGCCGCCCAGCAGCTGGTAGGCGGGTACTTCGAGGATCTTGCCGGCGAGGTCGTGCAGCGCGACCTCGATGCCGGCGATGGCGGTGACCGTGACGCCCTCGACGCTGCCCTCGCCGGACATCTTCTGGATCAGGTGCTCGTAGAGGCGGTCGATGTCCAGCGGGTTCTCGCCGATGACGAACGGCTTCATCCGCTCGATGAGTTCCGGCACCCCGGCCCCCCAGTAGGCCTCGCCCGTGCCCACGACGCCGGCGTCGGTGTAGACGCGGACGAGCGTCCACGGGAAGTTCCCGTCGACCATGGTGGTCTGGACGTCGGTGATCTCGACGTCGCGGCCGCCGCCGCGCTCGATATCGACGCCCATGGTGTCAGAGGACAGCTCTCGCATCGTGTACTCCGCGTTGGGATCGTGAAGATCGGCGTAGTTGATGTCGTTCCCCATGTGGGACCGTTCCGGCCCCCGGTTCAAAAGCGGTTCTGTCCCGGCTCGGCCGTCCGAGGTCCGGCGGTCCCGGGAGCCACCGTCGATCGCCCGTCTCACGGACGGTTTCATTTCTGATAAATTCCGGGGCGGCTTTATGAGCGGTCCGGCGAAACGCCCGGCAGAGAATTCCCATCGATGACCCCCGAGAACCCCCACAGACGGAGTCTGGCCGCGGGAATCGCCGCCCAGGTCGCCCACGGCTGTTACCAGGCTCTGGTCGCGGCCGCCGCGCCGGCCGGACTGCACGCTCCGCTGTCCCTGGTCGGCCTCGCCGGGGCGCTGGTCGCGGGCGCGTACTCGTTGTTCTCCCTCGACAGGCGCTTCGAGGCACTGGTGGCCGAGCGCGACCGGTACCGGGCGGAGCGGGACGAGGCCCGGAGCCGCCGGGACGAGCTGGCCGCGGAACTCGAATCGGTCCGCGGCGACCCGTCGGCGGCCCGCGAGCAGTCGATGCCGCAGGAGCCCGTCGCGACGACCGACGGCGGCGTCGCGACCGCGGACCCGCCGACGACCGACGAACTGCAGGAGTACCTCCGGGAGTACGGCACCGTCCTCGAAGCGGCCGCCGACGGTCAGCTGGGCCGGCGGATGGACGAGGACGCGCCGGACCCGGCGCTGGCCGACCTCGCCGCGGCGTTCAACGAGATGGCGGGCGCTTTCCAGCAGACCGTCGACGCCGCCGACGAGTTCTCCGGGGACGTCGCCGACTCCAGCGAGCAGGTCGCCGGCGCCACGCAGGCGGTCACAGAGGCCAGCGAGAGCGTCGCCGGGACCATCCAGGAGATCGCCGACGTCTTCGCCGAACAGCACGAGCAGATCTCCCGGATCAGCGACGAGATGTCGGAGATGTCCGCCACGGTCGAGGAGATCGCCGCCTCGGCCGACCAGGTCTCGAAGCGGGCCGACAGGACCGAGGAGCGGACCGAGGAGGGGATCGAGGCCGGCCGCGAGGCCAGTGAGGCGATGGCCGAGACGGCCGACCGGACCGGGGAGGTCGTGGCGACCGACGAGGACCTTACCGAGCGGATGGACGAGGTCGGCGAGATCGTCGACCTGATCGACGACATCGCGGAGCAGACCAACATCCTCGCGCTGAACGCCTCGATCGAGGCCGCCCACGCTTCGTCGGGGGCCGAGAACAACGGCTTCGGCGTCGTCGCCGACGAGGTGAAGTCGCTGGCCGAGGAGACCAAGGAGGCCACCGACCAGATCGAGGACCGCATCGGTGCGATCCAGGAGCGGACCGACGAGGCCGCCGCCGAGATCTGCGAGATGCGCGACTCCGTCGAGCACGGCCGGGAGACCGTCGGGGAGGCCCTTGCGGCCCTGGAGTCGATCGCGGAGCACGTCGAGGACACGGCCCGCGGCGTCGAGGAGATCAGCGAGGCGACCGACGATCAGGCCGCCTCCTCGGAGGAGGTCGCCTCCATCGCCGAGCAGGTCGTCGAGACGTCGCGCGAGAACGTCGACGAGGCCGAACACGTCGCGGCCGTCGCCGAGGAACAGAACCTCGCACTCGGCGAGATGGACGTCGAGGCCCGGACCCTCTCGATGCGGGCCGAACAGCTCTCCGCGCTGTTCGACGAGTACGACGCCGGCGGGGAGTACAGTAGAAATTAAACGCACTGACACACTCGATGGGTGCCCGGGGTCCCCTTCGATGTGTAAATAGCTTCAATTTCTACGACAGCCTCTGTCCTGTACGACGTCGGTTCGCCGGCGAACAGGACCGCCTCCCTCATTTTTATACAACAGGTATAGGTAGTCCCACGCATGGACGTAGGTGTCCTCACCGTTCCGCTCGGCGACCAGCCCATCGACGAAGCGCTCGCGTACCTCGACGACATCGGCGTCGACGCCGTGGAACTGGGGTGTGGCGGCTTCGTCGGCGACGACCACCTGCCGCGCGACGAGTACCTCGACGACGAGGACGCGCAAGCGGACCTCCTCGAGACCGTCGAGGAGCACGACATGTGGATCAGCGCGATCGCGACGCACAACAACCCGATCCACCCCGACGAGGAGCGGGCGCAAGAGGCCGACACCGAACTGCGCGAGGCCATCGAACTGGCCGGCCAGCTCGGCGTCGACGCGGTCACCTGCTTCTCGGGCCTGCCCGCCGGCAGCGAGGCCGGCGAGGTCCCCAACTGGATCACCGCTCCGTGGCCCAACGAGCACAGCGAGGCTCTGGAGTACCAGTGGGAAGAGGTCGCGATCCCCTACTGGTCGGAGATCGCCGAGCACGCCGAGGAGCACGGCGTTGACGTCGCCATCGAGATGCACCCCAACATGCTCGTCTACGAGCCCCGCAGCATGCTGCGGCTCCGCGAGGCCACCAACGAGCGCATCGGAGCCAACTTCGACCCCTCACACCTCTACTGGCAGGGCATCGACGTCACCGACGCGATCCGCCTGCTCGGCGAGGAGGACGCCATCCACCACTTCCACGCCAAGGACACCAAGGTGTACGACGCCAACGCCCGCGAGAAGGGCGTCCTCGACACGGCGCCGTACACCGACGAGCCGAACCGCTCGTGGCTGTTCCGCTCCATCGGCTACGGCCACGACGAGGGCCACTGGAAGGACGTCGTCTCGACGCTGCGGATGGTCGACTACGACGGCGCGCTGTCCATCGAGCACGAGGACTCGCTGACCTCCTCGAACGAGGGCCTGGAGAAGGCCGTCGACGTGCTCTCCCGGGCCGTCTTCGAGACCACGCCCGGCGAAGCCTACTGGGCGTAACCCGTCCGTCGGACGCAGTCCGAATTGACAGCACCGCACGCCAACCACACCGCTTACCACCATACACGATACTCCACTACACATGACACTCGACGTCGGCATCCTGGGCTACCGCTTCATTGGCAACCACCTTTTTCCGCTCGGGTGCGCTCCGCGCACCACTCGCGGAAAAACGTGGGCGAAAAAGCCGCTCGCGCGCCGACGGCGCGCTCGCGGTACAACGGAGGTGACCGCCGCATGACGCTTGACATTGGAATTCTGGGCTACCGCTTCATGGGCAAGGCCCACTCGAACGCGCTGGATCGGCTCCCGATGTTCTTCCCCGACGCCCCGGAGACCAACCGGGACGTCATCGTCGGTCGCGACGAGGAGGCCCTCGCCGAGGCCGCGGACACGCTGGGCTTCGACCGCACTGCCACCGACTGGCGGGACGTCGTCGACGAGGTGGACGTCTTCTACAACCTCGGCCCGAACCACGTCCATCCCGAGCCCTCTGTCGCTGCGCTGGAGGCCGGCACGCCCGTCTTCTGCGAGAAGCCGCTGGCCCCGACGCTCTC
This genomic interval from Halomicrobium urmianum contains the following:
- a CDS encoding GNAT family N-acetyltransferase; translated protein: MDVRAAEADDSGRIRRIAEQSFQTSYSLSPDQIETIVAAVLSEDAVRERVEGDANRIRVAEEEGEVLGFADVEVGDHAILRWLHVEPGHRGQGAGTALVEDARDVAAEGDSALIGTVLAEDPEGDQFCEQFGYERGEKVEIEFAEESFHAYVYRHPDPAAPVADDEPVDVPDTVTVDGRERTVDADDDVPGTDGPFFRTYEDPADEDAYGYFCSNCGSVEIGSDSLGRLECEECGNKHLADQWDAAYL
- a CDS encoding SHOCT domain-containing protein codes for the protein MALRTLTKYALLGLALLVAVSAVLSVVGMVLSAVWMALVGVAALVGMAVLGYVGYRVARWALSDGGPATETVPGTDLGRATTTETSDDPVDRLQQQYAEGKLTEAEFERKLERAMDDREPDPIDRELERERR
- a CDS encoding alpha/beta fold hydrolase is translated as MHFTSNDGVRASSRGWARRERPDGVRLRYETAGPDDATAVAFVEGLGYGTWMWGWQRPALAESYRTVVWDNRGTGESDEPEGPYTTEEMAGDMAAVLDDAGVDRAHLVGASLGGMIALQYALDYDGAASLSLLCTSAGGDEAVPMPDDARARVFDVPRGLDRVESIRYRMRPAFTDDFWDANPEVIDRIVDRRLETDPSDRAYEWQAAAATSFDATDRLDEVDVPALVLHGTDDRVVPVENGRLLADGLPDARLETVAGGSHLFFVERNELVNERLLSFLDDV
- a CDS encoding mandelate racemase/muconate lactonizing enzyme family protein, encoding MGNDINYADLHDPNAEYTMRELSSDTMGVDIERGGGRDVEITDVQTTMVDGNFPWTLVRVYTDAGVVGTGEAYWGAGVPELIERMKPFVIGENPLDIDRLYEHLIQKMSGEGSVEGVTVTAIAGIEVALHDLAGKILEVPAYQLLGGKYRDHMRVYCDCHTEEEADPEACADEARRVVDELGYDALKFDLDVPSGLEKDRANRHLRPGEIRHKAEIVEKVTEEVKDEADVAFDCHWTFSGGSAQRLAEAVEDYDVWWLEDPVPPENLEVQKEVTDSTTTPITVGENRYRVTEERRLIEEQAVDIIAPDMPKVGGMRETRKIADVANQYYVPVAMHNVSSPVATMASAHVGAAIPNSLAVEYHSYELGWWSDLVEETVIEDGYIEIPEEPGLGVTLDLDAVEEHMVDGETLFDPA
- a CDS encoding AMP-binding protein, whose product is MSEHGPQRWVGNWSGRRAALTPDWVGLVDAATGAEYTYADLDRRANRTARLLAEYGVTAPDAREERAAADHEPGSVTVLARNRPEYVDLFFATGKTGGVLAPLSYRLAPPELAALLDDVDPSLLVVEEPFADGVVEALELADVDPPALTLTTNGVATWEPYGDALPEADAAYDGPDLAPGDPHLLLHTGGSTGTPKETEICHEAVVWNSLNTITAWGLRPDDVTPMVFPMFHTGGWNVLTLPVFHMGGTVVIDRAFEPGAVLRLIEERSATVLVAVPTVLRAMTEHDRWAETDLSSLRLAKSGGGPCREAVMRAWWDRGVDLSQGYGLTECGPNNFAMPEGWDREKADTVGVPAMHVDARVVDDEGGELDPGAVGELELRSPHSATCYRGRDEETAATFGDEAAGGDGPRTGGAWLSTGDLARIDDDGYVSVEGRKSDMFVSGGENVYPAEVEDAVAAHPGVGEVVVVPVDDEQWGQVGTAVVEPVADPDAEPPSADDLAEFLDDRLAGYKRPRRVAVVDELPKSGPAKVDREAVEREFGG
- a CDS encoding methyl-accepting chemotaxis protein, yielding MTPENPHRRSLAAGIAAQVAHGCYQALVAAAAPAGLHAPLSLVGLAGALVAGAYSLFSLDRRFEALVAERDRYRAERDEARSRRDELAAELESVRGDPSAAREQSMPQEPVATTDGGVATADPPTTDELQEYLREYGTVLEAAADGQLGRRMDEDAPDPALADLAAAFNEMAGAFQQTVDAADEFSGDVADSSEQVAGATQAVTEASESVAGTIQEIADVFAEQHEQISRISDEMSEMSATVEEIAASADQVSKRADRTEERTEEGIEAGREASEAMAETADRTGEVVATDEDLTERMDEVGEIVDLIDDIAEQTNILALNASIEAAHASSGAENNGFGVVADEVKSLAEETKEATDQIEDRIGAIQERTDEAAAEICEMRDSVEHGRETVGEALAALESIAEHVEDTARGVEEISEATDDQAASSEEVASIAEQVVETSRENVDEAEHVAAVAEEQNLALGEMDVEARTLSMRAEQLSALFDEYDAGGEYSRN
- the gfo6 gene encoding D-xylose 1-dehydrogenase Gfo6; the encoded protein is MDLEGHFDDFERRDWEEDAEGTVRFAMVGLGWWTREYAVPATNESDICETTVVVSSSTEKAEDFAAEVDTVEAALTYDEFQDGEAAEHYDAVYVATPNALHLPYVEAAAESGKDVLLEKPMEASSERAEQIVEAVDAADDVTLMVAYRMHTDPAVRRMRELVESGFIGEPAHVHGHMGQPLLEMIPDPDQWRLDPDLAGPGASVTDLGIYPINTTRFVLDSAPQSVQAATYSGAEGFEDVPDERAAFTITYEGNVLASMTASQNVHKNGFLRITGTEGELLLEPAFLGPSDLTVSRGDVEADLTLPEWGEKQQMNEEFEYFANHLLTDRQPPGDAEHGLVDMRAIEAVFESAERGERIDL
- a CDS encoding sugar phosphate isomerase/epimerase family protein, whose translation is MDVGVLTVPLGDQPIDEALAYLDDIGVDAVELGCGGFVGDDHLPRDEYLDDEDAQADLLETVEEHDMWISAIATHNNPIHPDEERAQEADTELREAIELAGQLGVDAVTCFSGLPAGSEAGEVPNWITAPWPNEHSEALEYQWEEVAIPYWSEIAEHAEEHGVDVAIEMHPNMLVYEPRSMLRLREATNERIGANFDPSHLYWQGIDVTDAIRLLGEEDAIHHFHAKDTKVYDANAREKGVLDTAPYTDEPNRSWLFRSIGYGHDEGHWKDVVSTLRMVDYDGALSIEHEDSLTSSNEGLEKAVDVLSRAVFETTPGEAYWA